Proteins from a genomic interval of Lacticaseibacillus pabuli:
- a CDS encoding ABC transporter ATP-binding protein, whose amino-acid sequence MSLLTVEHLTQQFGGLKAVDDVSLHVEPGELVALIGPNGAGKTTLFNMLTGVNRPTSGQITFTTDKGDVAIGKQRADQVAALGMSRTFQNIRLFSDLNVLDNIKIAMTHRTHENFFETELRLPSFYKKEGNIDAEARELLADFDLNTYARSKAGALPYGLQRRVEIVRALATKPRLLFLDEPAAGMNPEETAELTALIRRIRNDYGTAVILIEHDMSLVMNLAQRIYVLDHGSLIANGTPAEIQSNKAVVAAYLGGDADAEG is encoded by the coding sequence ATGAGTTTGCTCACAGTAGAACACCTAACCCAACAGTTTGGCGGGTTAAAAGCTGTCGACGATGTGTCGCTGCACGTCGAACCCGGTGAACTGGTCGCTCTGATTGGACCGAACGGGGCGGGAAAGACCACCTTGTTCAACATGCTGACCGGCGTGAACCGGCCGACGAGTGGTCAGATCACCTTCACCACGGACAAGGGTGATGTCGCAATCGGCAAGCAACGCGCCGACCAAGTTGCCGCGCTCGGCATGAGCCGGACTTTCCAGAACATCCGCTTGTTCTCAGACCTGAACGTCCTCGACAACATCAAAATTGCCATGACGCACCGGACGCACGAGAACTTCTTTGAAACCGAGCTTCGGTTGCCTTCCTTCTATAAAAAGGAGGGTAACATTGATGCCGAAGCCCGCGAACTGCTCGCGGACTTTGACCTGAACACCTACGCGCGCTCCAAGGCCGGTGCATTGCCATATGGGTTGCAGCGTCGTGTTGAAATCGTGCGCGCGCTGGCAACCAAGCCGCGGCTGCTGTTCCTGGATGAACCTGCCGCGGGGATGAACCCTGAGGAAACTGCGGAGCTGACGGCCTTGATTCGCCGGATTCGTAATGATTACGGCACCGCGGTTATCCTGATTGAGCATGATATGTCGCTCGTCATGAACTTGGCGCAGCGCATTTACGTCCTGGATCACGGCAGTCTGATTGCCAATGGGACGCCGGCTGAGATTCAGAGCAACAAGGCTGTTGTCGCGGCATATCTGGGAGGTGACGCAGATGCTGAAGGTTAG
- a CDS encoding ABC transporter ATP-binding protein, with product MLKVSNLFVNYGGIQAVRDVSFEVKAGEIVSLIGANGAGKSTILKTISGIMRPKSGLINYNDRAIQNASASSIVAAGISQVPEGRHIFSGMTVQENLEMGAFLHKRSESLTSTFDEIFSQFPVLKERRNQDAATLSGGEQQMLAMARALMARPKLLLLDEPSMGLAPIYIQRVFDIIQMIQSQGTTVLLIEQNAKQALSIADRGYVLASGEIKMTGTGDELLANPQVQAAYLGGA from the coding sequence ATGCTGAAGGTTAGTAACCTATTCGTTAATTACGGCGGGATTCAGGCCGTTCGTGACGTCTCCTTTGAAGTCAAAGCGGGCGAGATTGTTTCGCTGATTGGGGCCAACGGGGCGGGAAAATCCACCATCCTGAAGACCATTTCTGGCATTATGCGTCCCAAGTCTGGGCTGATCAACTACAACGACCGGGCCATTCAGAACGCGAGTGCCTCGTCCATCGTGGCGGCCGGCATTTCGCAAGTTCCAGAAGGCCGACACATCTTTTCCGGCATGACGGTGCAGGAGAACCTCGAGATGGGCGCCTTCCTGCACAAACGGAGTGAGAGTCTCACCTCGACCTTTGATGAGATCTTCAGTCAGTTCCCGGTGCTCAAGGAACGCCGCAACCAGGATGCCGCCACCCTGTCTGGTGGGGAGCAGCAGATGCTTGCCATGGCGCGGGCACTGATGGCACGGCCAAAGCTGTTACTGCTGGATGAACCGTCCATGGGGCTGGCACCCATTTACATCCAGCGTGTCTTTGACATTATCCAGATGATTCAAAGTCAGGGCACGACCGTTCTATTGATTGAGCAAAACGCCAAGCAGGCCCTCAGCATTGCTGATCGTGGCTACGTGCTGGCGAGTGGTGAGATCAAGATGACGGGGACTGGCGATGAGCTCTTAGCCAATCCGCAAGTGCAGGCCGCCTACCTAGGTGGTGCTTAG
- a CDS encoding histidine phosphatase family protein, with translation MADLYLVRHGETEINAEDRFNGGGVDSPLTAKGIAGAEATRKLLAPVDFARVYSSPLPRAMTTTEIIAGAQTPVTIDPRLREMWLGDWDGAKLADWQDDPEFYLYRHRMLEWDYQRYHAEGYEHMADRARHALVDAAHWLGDRRGLVVSHGIVLTIMANYLSGVPLNHARDSGQVANSSVTVLHGDGTNWQILAWNVTADTLGELTPAQQQLFK, from the coding sequence ATGGCAGACTTATATTTAGTGCGTCATGGTGAAACGGAAATCAACGCGGAGGACCGGTTTAACGGAGGCGGGGTGGACTCGCCGCTGACGGCCAAGGGAATTGCGGGTGCTGAAGCAACGCGCAAACTGCTGGCGCCCGTTGACTTTGCCCGTGTTTACAGCTCGCCGCTGCCACGTGCGATGACGACCACGGAGATTATCGCGGGGGCACAAACCCCAGTGACGATTGATCCGCGATTGCGCGAGATGTGGCTCGGCGACTGGGATGGGGCCAAGCTGGCTGACTGGCAAGATGACCCCGAGTTCTATCTGTACCGGCACCGCATGCTCGAGTGGGATTACCAGCGTTATCATGCGGAAGGCTACGAACACATGGCCGACCGCGCGCGTCACGCTTTGGTGGATGCGGCACATTGGCTCGGCGACCGGCGCGGCTTGGTCGTGAGTCACGGCATCGTCCTGACGATTATGGCCAATTACCTGAGTGGCGTGCCCCTGAACCACGCCCGCGACTCGGGGCAGGTGGCCAATAGTAGCGTGACCGTGTTGCACGGGGATGGGACGAACTGGCAAATTCTCGCGTGGAACGTCACGGCAGATACGCTTGGTGAGTTGACGCCAGCGCAACAACAGTTATTCAAGTAA
- a CDS encoding KxYKxGKxW signal peptide domain-containing protein → MENKTHAKLFKAGKNWVVALMAIATLGSVGIAGVTATMTQNVNVAASTQKTHNVTVEYWTANAKGDPDKKVGSHIYRNMADFDKILPEKNVPAGYVTANNEHGLQLIFVDPEEKYYYASEVVPISKKATPKATASQTKNYLGTVHVNYNKHYGIQIWTKEGKAVPYNSVDAKAAGKKVGTAKKLQGQSNWKVFNKYTDHGTTYYGLGGDQYIDASYVTFKAAK, encoded by the coding sequence ATGGAAAACAAGACACACGCCAAGCTGTTTAAAGCCGGAAAGAATTGGGTGGTTGCGCTTATGGCCATCGCAACATTGGGCAGTGTTGGTATTGCAGGGGTTACCGCGACAATGACGCAAAATGTTAATGTTGCTGCTTCCACACAGAAAACACACAATGTTACGGTTGAATACTGGACCGCTAACGCGAAGGGCGATCCTGACAAAAAAGTCGGCTCACATATTTATCGTAATATGGCGGATTTTGATAAGATTTTACCTGAAAAAAACGTGCCTGCGGGTTACGTAACAGCTAACAACGAACATGGGCTACAACTTATTTTCGTAGACCCTGAAGAGAAGTATTACTACGCATCCGAAGTCGTTCCTATCTCCAAGAAAGCAACACCAAAGGCTACCGCTTCCCAGACCAAGAACTACCTGGGTACCGTTCACGTGAACTACAACAAGCACTACGGTATCCAAATCTGGACCAAGGAAGGCAAAGCCGTCCCTTACAACAGCGTGGATGCTAAGGCTGCTGGTAAGAAGGTCGGTACAGCTAAGAAGCTCCAAGGTCAGTCCAACTGGAAAGTCTTCAACAAGTATACCGACCACGGCACAACCTACTATGGTCTCGGCGGCGACCAATACATTGACGCTTCCTACGTCACCTTTAAGGCGGCCAAATAA
- a CDS encoding LPXTG cell wall anchor domain-containing protein, with protein MLTNNQKKQFDIRQSGRKALQLGLVGLSIGTAALVAPAVSTSAADYVPAITQQQDGQPGMRMDHTASDPNYNRAQYWMSLTNPNNRWMTQVPEPVSVTAAKYYDNTKSATNTNNNGSTTTPTGGTTTTSPSIPVGPITTPTTPVTTNTPTQQPTQQNQQNVQANAKSTKPAVTHPTLPNTFGGTKSTTKPATTANPVNAKVAKRSNRNKTTLAYSNSRSVNQPQRLVASTGKSTLVTSRTATNTSTKQLPQTGNQTNIGMSVLGGLAFVASLFGLAEHSRHLIG; from the coding sequence ATGCTAACCAACAATCAAAAGAAGCAATTTGACATCCGTCAATCAGGTCGTAAAGCCCTGCAGCTTGGCTTGGTTGGCCTCAGCATTGGTACGGCAGCACTTGTCGCACCAGCCGTCAGCACATCGGCCGCTGACTATGTACCGGCCATTACGCAACAACAAGATGGTCAACCTGGAATGAGGATGGATCACACTGCATCAGACCCAAATTACAATAGAGCGCAATATTGGATGAGTCTAACTAATCCTAATAATAGATGGATGACACAGGTTCCTGAACCGGTATCAGTCACCGCCGCAAAGTATTACGATAATACGAAGTCTGCAACCAATACGAATAACAACGGCTCAACCACCACCCCTACTGGCGGCACCACCACAACGAGCCCAAGCATCCCAGTTGGTCCGATTACCACGCCTACCACTCCGGTTACCACAAACACGCCGACACAGCAGCCTACTCAACAGAATCAGCAAAATGTACAGGCTAATGCCAAGTCTACAAAACCCGCTGTGACTCACCCTACCCTTCCTAACACTTTCGGTGGCACCAAGAGTACGACTAAGCCAGCGACAACCGCAAATCCTGTAAACGCCAAAGTTGCTAAGCGTTCAAACCGTAACAAAACCACACTCGCCTACAGCAATTCCCGTTCAGTTAACCAGCCTCAGCGCTTAGTCGCTTCCACTGGCAAATCAACGCTGGTAACTAGCCGGACCGCAACTAATACTTCAACCAAGCAGTTACCTCAGACCGGCAACCAGACGAATATTGGCATGTCTGTTCTAGGCGGACTTGCATTTGTCGCCTCCCTGTTCGGATTGGCTGAACACAGTCGCCACTTAATCGGTTAG
- a CDS encoding GNAT family N-acetyltransferase, with translation MYTFVPIKDEKTRAAAFHVYEQNPDYYRAIGAPIASTDTVLEDENAMPSGVDRKAKHYWLIMNGEETIGVIDLIESYPDKATIYVGLLQIADHGKGHGAAVIQQLSDAFKQHGFRHMELAVVLGNDDAFAFWQAQGFKSVRGVNAKISAGNERAVLIMRKEL, from the coding sequence ATGTACACATTTGTCCCAATTAAAGATGAAAAGACGCGGGCGGCAGCGTTCCACGTCTACGAACAAAATCCCGATTATTACCGCGCGATTGGCGCCCCGATTGCGTCCACCGACACCGTACTGGAAGACGAAAACGCGATGCCTAGCGGGGTTGACCGCAAAGCCAAGCACTACTGGCTGATTATGAACGGCGAAGAAACCATTGGCGTCATCGACCTGATTGAGAGCTATCCCGACAAGGCGACGATTTACGTCGGCCTACTCCAAATTGCGGATCACGGCAAAGGCCACGGTGCCGCCGTCATCCAGCAACTCAGCGATGCCTTTAAGCAACATGGTTTCCGGCACATGGAACTTGCGGTTGTCCTCGGCAATGATGATGCCTTCGCATTCTGGCAGGCGCAAGGCTTCAAGTCCGTGCGCGGGGTCAATGCCAAGATTTCAGCCGGCAACGAACGCGCGGTGTTGATTATGCGGAAGGAACTGTAG
- a CDS encoding nucleoside phosphorylase, with product MDLSLLNYDANPDAVINPFRNEGFHFPKRMTFAILQDDEVNAFAAAHDGEQLALFETISADFPVYAITVAGERIGLCRCPLGAPAATQLLDFLIAYGARQIIAVGSCGVLTDQPENSFLVVHSALRDEGTSFHYLPPADVIQLDAKFATRIEAGLHTQNVATVPVNTWTNDGFFRETRAHVQDRLRRGFTVVEMESAAMAACAQFRGVQFGQILFTADSLANLDQHDPRDFGKDAHFRALELATICLTNL from the coding sequence ATGGACCTATCGCTATTAAACTATGATGCCAACCCGGACGCGGTCATTAACCCCTTCCGCAACGAGGGCTTTCATTTTCCGAAGCGGATGACCTTTGCCATTCTGCAGGACGACGAGGTCAACGCGTTCGCAGCGGCACATGATGGTGAGCAGCTCGCCCTCTTTGAAACCATATCCGCTGATTTTCCCGTTTACGCCATCACGGTTGCTGGCGAGCGCATCGGCCTATGCCGCTGTCCCCTGGGTGCACCCGCGGCAACGCAGCTTCTCGACTTCCTGATTGCCTATGGGGCTCGCCAAATTATCGCGGTTGGGTCCTGTGGCGTACTCACGGATCAACCGGAAAACAGTTTTCTGGTGGTACATTCGGCACTGCGCGATGAAGGGACTTCCTTCCACTACCTGCCGCCCGCAGATGTTATCCAGCTTGATGCCAAGTTTGCGACACGGATTGAGGCCGGTCTCCACACACAGAATGTGGCCACGGTGCCCGTCAACACTTGGACGAATGATGGCTTTTTCCGCGAGACCCGCGCGCATGTCCAAGACCGTTTGCGCCGTGGTTTCACGGTCGTTGAGATGGAAAGCGCCGCGATGGCCGCCTGCGCCCAGTTCCGCGGCGTGCAGTTCGGCCAGATTCTCTTCACGGCTGACTCATTAGCCAATTTGGACCAGCATGACCCGCGTGATTTCGGCAAGGACGCCCATTTTCGTGCGCTTGAATTGGCAACAATCTGCTTAACGAATCTCTAG
- a CDS encoding histidine phosphatase family protein: MAVELWLTRHGETKYNVEGVVQGIVNSDLTELGAQDAQALGRGFAKDDVKFDAAYSSDLKRAADTAQIALAAAHIDIPVTQLEGLREQNFGMFDGGPETQRQGALTDILGKAGIQNIKSLNMKQMVELVHIIDKHNGHGHAESVETSVGRFNAAMLQIAKTAEEKHQENVFVVAHGAIIWLWLNSIGMPDSADFIKNVAVSKIMYTDKGFTLLKYNDRKYVEAGGGTKNVEAQQFNLN, translated from the coding sequence ATGGCAGTAGAACTCTGGTTAACACGACACGGCGAAACTAAGTATAACGTCGAGGGCGTTGTCCAAGGCATCGTTAACTCGGACCTAACTGAACTTGGTGCACAGGACGCCCAGGCACTCGGCCGCGGGTTTGCAAAGGATGACGTAAAGTTTGACGCCGCCTACAGCAGTGACCTCAAGCGGGCAGCAGACACGGCGCAAATTGCCCTCGCTGCCGCCCACATCGACATCCCCGTCACCCAGCTGGAAGGCTTGCGCGAGCAAAACTTCGGCATGTTCGATGGCGGCCCTGAGACCCAGCGCCAGGGTGCCCTCACCGACATCCTTGGCAAGGCGGGGATTCAGAACATTAAGTCACTCAACATGAAGCAGATGGTTGAGCTCGTCCACATCATCGACAAGCACAACGGTCACGGCCACGCGGAGAGTGTCGAAACGAGTGTGGGTCGCTTCAACGCGGCAATGCTTCAGATTGCCAAGACCGCTGAGGAGAAGCACCAGGAGAACGTCTTCGTGGTGGCGCATGGCGCAATCATCTGGCTGTGGCTGAACTCGATCGGCATGCCTGACTCCGCCGACTTCATCAAGAACGTCGCGGTTTCAAAGATCATGTACACCGACAAGGGCTTCACGCTCCTGAAGTACAACGACCGCAAATATGTGGAAGCTGGCGGTGGGACGAAGAATGTTGAGGCACAGCAGTTTAATCTGAACTAA
- a CDS encoding Cof-type HAD-IIB family hydrolase — protein MLKKQLVLSDIDGTLIDSQQKLQPEVITAIRDYSKAGGHFVLASARPALGMTDLARELQIELPLVTLNGALIVQSEPETPTDFKILLEQPLPAGAALRVYNLIHDLNLEVSINVHAGTHWYVDQPDYWSNQEAEIVNFWPESTNLYNLLTGGATVHKILCMGDPNEIDKLDALLREEDGLDLSASRSKLTYLELTARGVAKSSALEHLADLWHIPMADTMAIGDGENDLPMMFAAGLGVAMGNALPMVRESIKTRVDDNDHAGVAMALRQYAM, from the coding sequence ATGCTCAAAAAACAACTCGTTCTCAGTGATATTGACGGTACCCTCATCGACAGTCAGCAGAAGCTGCAGCCGGAAGTCATTACGGCCATCCGCGACTATAGCAAGGCGGGCGGCCACTTCGTCCTGGCGTCGGCACGGCCGGCACTCGGAATGACGGACCTAGCCCGTGAGTTGCAGATTGAGCTTCCCCTCGTCACCCTGAACGGTGCGTTGATTGTGCAGAGTGAGCCAGAGACCCCAACGGACTTCAAGATTCTGCTGGAGCAGCCCTTGCCAGCCGGTGCCGCCCTGCGTGTTTACAACTTGATTCATGACCTCAACCTCGAAGTCTCGATCAACGTGCACGCCGGGACACACTGGTACGTGGATCAGCCCGACTACTGGAGCAACCAGGAAGCCGAAATCGTTAACTTCTGGCCAGAGAGCACGAATCTGTACAACCTCCTGACGGGTGGCGCGACGGTGCACAAAATTTTGTGCATGGGCGACCCGAACGAAATCGACAAGCTGGACGCGTTGCTCCGCGAAGAAGACGGCCTCGACTTGTCCGCCAGCCGCAGCAAGCTCACCTACCTTGAGCTGACCGCACGCGGCGTGGCCAAGAGCTCCGCGCTGGAACACCTCGCCGACCTCTGGCACATCCCCATGGCGGACACGATGGCCATTGGTGACGGCGAGAACGACTTGCCGATGATGTTCGCAGCCGGTCTGGGTGTTGCGATGGGCAATGCCTTGCCGATGGTGCGCGAGTCCATCAAGACGCGCGTTGACGATAACGATCACGCTGGTGTGGCGATGGCGCTACGTCAGTACGCAATGTGA